In the genome of Populus trichocarpa isolate Nisqually-1 chromosome 10, P.trichocarpa_v4.1, whole genome shotgun sequence, the window GATGGAGCCACGGTGCCACTTGGTCCCTGCAAACTCTCTTGCCAACCTGataatttccaaataaaaaaatagaaaagttaatttctaattttgctAACCCAGATGTGCAACTGACCAAGGAATATAAGGGTGAAATATATACCACTAGCCATATCGAATCCACGGTGCTCGAGCTCGCGGTACTCTTGGCACAGGGCGCAAGACTCACAGCAGCAGTGAACCAAACAGTCATTGCAAGGACTCTCCTCTAACATGTATTGCGTCCTTAATTTGGACCGGTAGAGGCATGAGTACAGGCAGCTGCAACCAGTGAACCACATAAGCAATCCATAAATTGCTCCACTCACAACACAAGCTGCAAAAAACCAAAGAATTCTTTcataaaaatcacaaataattatatagaaaaaaaagaagaagtaacaTCCAAAATCAACTAGACACGCGACAATTGATTGCTAGCAAATTATCAGCAATCAACAATAAAGCCTATGAATTGAACCACTATATTATTTACTTACGTGTTGTTCCTTTATCTGTAATCTCAGCAATCCGTCCAAAAGTGATACATGGACACCAACACGTGAGGCAACCTGCAATTAATAGGAACAggttaaatataataatatagcTAAAGATTCATAGCCCATGTTCTATTTTTACACGTGGCCAAAACGAAACTAAAAGGCCATCTCGCCTGTTCATGAGAACTTGTACTTACAACCAGGGACATCGGAACAACAATCACAGAGGCCAGAGGACCAACGAGCCTGCTGGCCATGCTGCCGCTGTTGATAATGATATTGGGGATGCTGCGGATTCTCATTGATATACTGGCTTGCATGTCCCACTGGAATGCCGGTCACGGGGGGTGGGTATGCAGGCTGTGGCTTTGTGTCTATTTCAAGGGCTGATGCACCTGGCTTTGATGGATCCATGGCGATGATTTATCTGGAGCTAGATATTATGAATCGATCAAAAACTATTCTGGGAATTGAAAAATGATTAAAGGTATGAAGTTTGAGAGATAATTAGGTCGTGGTTTGGTATGGTGTTAGACAGCTATAACTTTATTGGAAGCATTTATATAATTTACATGAGCAGATTAGACTTGGTGTGAGTTGTGGATGAGactttcttttcacatttatTGCAGGGACCCAGACATGAATTGTTCTTCTCGAGTTGCGTTTTTGTTAAATCACTTgcgttgttttttctttgacgCGGAATGAACAGTGGCTGCGTCATTGCTGCATTCGCAGTCGTTGACTTGTTCAGAACATTTTCAAGACAGGATACTGATCAACGTGTTTGTCATGCTGATGCTGATgattaatgcttttttaaaaaattatttttttattttaaaattattttttatatatttttagatatttttaatatattgatattaaaaataattttttttattttaatatctttgccaataaaaaatatttttaaaaaattttttacCACAATGACAAATATTATAGGCTTGTTTGAgtgtgataaaaaatatttttcaaagtatatttcacttgaagatatattaaaataatattttttttattttttaaaatttatttttaatactaacactttaaaacaatttaaaaacacataaaaaaaatcgaaaattaaaaaattcttaaaatatagtTGCACGCAATAGCAATAACTAAATGGACGGCGACTTCTCCTcgaaatcaaaattgaattggataCGGCAAGTGTTATTTATTATCGTCAGAAATCATTCAATCGTGAAACTATATTTaaggatttttcttaatttattgcTATTatgaacgtttttttttttttttgatgaaatctaTTATGAACGTTTTGACCTAAAACCCTCCAAGCTATATATGATCCCGgggaaatgaaagaagaaaaaaaaaaacaaaaaacccagaGAAAGAGAAGCATGAAGGAGAATATACTGATAGAATTTCAGGGTACATATTTGTGACAACCTAAAAACTTCAGGCGTACCTCTCGAGTcttgataaaataaaactcGGGTATGCATCCACACAAACTCAATTAGTATAAAGTTACTCCTCAATTAGTATGAATTCGACGTTGTTATTGTTTCTAATTAATTCGTTATAGATACTGAAATCCCTTGGCGGTTGATTTAATTgagggtttatatatatatatggtacgTTGGGTGATGTTATTAATACATGGACCATAATTCGAGTGAAGATGTGTAGTATTATGTGGATTATACATGTATAAGACCGAGTTTCGCGATTGTTCTCAAAGTGGGGAGAGGCCATGACTTGGTCAATATAAACGTCCAAATGAACACCATTTTCACGCGGAAATAGCTGGTAAAGGTAGGGTCGAGAATGCGTGTAACGTAACGCGACCAGGAGAGTAGAGAATGGCGTTCAGCATTTGAGGTGATAACTCGAAAATAATTAGAAGGCTAAACTGGTGCAATTTCGTCtgcaatgaataaaataaaataaaatgaaaataaactaaGTACCATATGTAACAGCAATTATCTCAAAACCGCGCGTTAAGGAAGGGAGGCTATTATGTGATCCCTTTTTAATTGTTCAGTTCTCAAAATTTTAAGAGAATCCTACCACAAAATCGTCGTAAACAgagatacatacatacatatatatatatatatatatatcgttttAGTTCCACAAAGTTAAATGGTTTTGAAATGATGAGTTATATTAATAGTGACTCGTATATCTAGTTTTaacaaactatatattttggatggtCAATTAATTTACATCCCAAAGGTGTTCTTGTAACACACGCGTCTATGGTTGATTTTAGACTTTTCAAGAACTTAATCATGggagatattttctttttttg includes:
- the LOC18102547 gene encoding protein PLANT CADMIUM RESISTANCE 2 isoform X2, whose translation is MDPSKPGASALEIDTKPQPAYPPPVTGIPVGHASQYINENPQHPQYHYQQRQHGQQARWSSGLCDCCSDVPGCCLTCWCPCITFGRIAEITDKGTTPCVVSGAIYGLLMWFTGCSCLYSCLYRSKLRTQYMLEESPCNDCLVHCCCESCALCQEYRELEHRGFDMASGWQESLQGPSGTVAPSAPVVGQGMTR